From one Streptomyces sp. NBC_01478 genomic stretch:
- a CDS encoding LacI family DNA-binding transcriptional regulator, with translation MDVTGHTSSGGHGDPPQGPQKAASIRDVAAAAGVSYQTVSRVINGHPNVKEETRKRVDAAIQTLGFRRNATAFALASGVTRSVTVITSNTVLYGYAATLQGLEEASRAAGYALGVRVVTPEDDLDRTIAAAADTGGGVVVIGYDRIGAAALDRVPAHVPCAALVEAPPPGRTPDRPAVWADDREAARAATEHLLSLGHETVHYVAIPASTGTRRLAGPRAEGWRQALEAAGVTPPPPSGKGWDAQAGYEAGKKLARNPDVTAILCGNDDLALGVLRALHHAGRRVPEDVSVIGFDDAPHSAFVTPSLSTVRMDFHGLGRAAFGLLRAQLDTDQQETAPVPAEPTLVLRESSGPRDA, from the coding sequence ATGGATGTGACCGGTCACACAAGCTCCGGCGGCCACGGCGACCCCCCTCAGGGGCCGCAGAAAGCCGCCAGTATCCGCGACGTAGCGGCCGCGGCAGGCGTCTCCTACCAGACCGTTTCGCGGGTCATCAACGGCCACCCGAACGTCAAGGAGGAGACCCGAAAGCGGGTCGACGCCGCGATCCAGACCCTGGGCTTCCGGCGCAACGCCACCGCGTTCGCCCTGGCCAGCGGGGTCACCCGATCGGTCACGGTCATCACGTCGAACACCGTCCTCTACGGCTACGCGGCCACCCTGCAGGGTCTGGAGGAGGCGTCCCGCGCCGCCGGATACGCGCTCGGCGTGCGGGTCGTGACCCCCGAGGACGATCTGGACCGCACGATCGCCGCGGCCGCCGACACCGGTGGCGGCGTGGTGGTCATCGGCTACGACCGCATCGGTGCCGCCGCCCTGGACCGCGTACCGGCGCACGTGCCGTGCGCGGCGCTGGTGGAAGCGCCGCCGCCTGGCCGGACACCCGACCGTCCGGCGGTGTGGGCCGACGACCGCGAGGCGGCCCGCGCCGCCACCGAGCACCTGCTGTCGCTCGGGCACGAAACGGTCCACTACGTAGCAATCCCCGCCTCCACCGGAACCCGGCGTCTGGCGGGCCCCCGAGCCGAGGGCTGGCGCCAGGCCCTGGAAGCGGCCGGTGTCACCCCTCCCCCTCCGTCCGGCAAGGGCTGGGACGCCCAGGCCGGATACGAGGCGGGGAAGAAGCTCGCCCGGAACCCGGACGTCACCGCGATCCTGTGCGGCAACGACGACCTGGCCCTGGGTGTGCTGCGGGCCCTGCACCACGCGGGCCGGCGGGTACCGGAGGACGTCAGCGTCATCGGCTTCGACGACGCCCCGCACTCCGCTTTCGTCACCCCGTCCCTCAGCACCGTCCGCATGGACTTCCACGGGCTGGGCCGCGCCGCGTTCGGGCTGCTGCGCGCCCAGCTCGACACCGATCAGCAGGAAACGGCGCCGGTACCGGCCGAACCCACCCTCGTCCTCCGGGAGAGCTCGGGACCACGGGACGCGTGA
- a CDS encoding alpha-galactosidase has product MTSVVETVERSRIWSHPELGLHAVLDANGSVRLGNSGQDWDRLVPLVEVTATGHGRLWSGERFIETAIGERLAYRDHDTQTLRDGGLERTTIRLADPVTGLTAEVTLEASPGATFLRSRVRLVNEGVEPIRLESVTTLTLGGISSSAAEDGLDGLTLHWADNDWLAECRWRQAELRDQVVPLSRSAHGHEGRGCFERYSQGSWSTGRHLPLGALTDRDGNAWLWQIESSAGWRFETGEREGAAYVALFGPDDAHHQWHQLLAPGQEFLTVPAVLVRAETGGLDAAFGTLTDYRRGIRRDHPDRRALPVIYNDYMNTLMGDPTTERLLPLIEAAASAGAEVFVIDAGWYDDDAQGWWDSVGAWEPAPNRFPGGIQEVLDAITKHGMTPGLWLEPEVVGVRSPLAHTLPPEAFFRRGGLRVTEHGRHHLDLRHPAARAHLDEVVDRLVGEWGVGYLKLDYNINIGPGTENGTESAGAGLLGHHRAHLDWLTGLLDRHPGLVLENCGSGGLRMDYAQLAVAQLQSTSDQQDPLRYPPIAAASGTAVVPEQAAIWAYPQPDQSLDAIAFTLAAPLLGRVHLSGFLNLMNDEQFDLVRSAVSVYKDVRTEIGAAHPFWPLGLPGWEDEWIAQGLRGTQATYVTVWRRGSDDTGRTLTVPHLRGASTHATVLYPGTADAGVQWDAAEGRLTVSLPRADTAVLVRLSAG; this is encoded by the coding sequence TTGACCAGTGTCGTCGAAACAGTCGAGAGGTCCCGTATCTGGTCGCACCCGGAGCTCGGGTTGCACGCCGTGCTGGACGCCAACGGGTCGGTGAGACTGGGGAATTCCGGCCAGGACTGGGACCGTCTGGTTCCCCTCGTCGAGGTCACCGCGACTGGTCACGGGCGCCTGTGGTCGGGGGAGCGCTTCATCGAGACGGCCATCGGCGAGCGCCTTGCCTACCGCGACCATGACACGCAGACACTGCGGGACGGCGGCCTGGAGCGTACGACGATCCGGCTCGCGGACCCGGTGACCGGACTGACCGCCGAGGTCACCCTGGAGGCGAGCCCCGGCGCGACCTTCCTGCGCTCACGGGTACGGCTGGTCAACGAGGGCGTCGAGCCGATCCGGTTGGAGAGCGTGACGACCCTGACCCTCGGCGGGATCTCCTCCTCCGCCGCCGAGGACGGCCTCGACGGACTGACCCTGCACTGGGCGGACAACGACTGGCTCGCCGAGTGCCGTTGGCGGCAGGCCGAACTCCGCGACCAGGTCGTGCCGTTGAGCCGGTCCGCGCACGGGCACGAGGGGCGCGGCTGCTTCGAGCGTTATTCGCAGGGGAGTTGGTCCACCGGCCGGCACCTCCCGCTCGGTGCCCTCACCGACCGGGACGGCAACGCCTGGCTCTGGCAGATCGAGTCCAGCGCGGGCTGGCGCTTCGAGACCGGAGAGCGCGAAGGCGCGGCCTATGTCGCCCTGTTCGGGCCCGACGACGCCCACCACCAGTGGCACCAACTCCTCGCCCCCGGCCAGGAGTTCCTGACCGTCCCCGCCGTCCTGGTCCGCGCGGAGACGGGCGGCCTGGACGCCGCCTTCGGGACCCTCACGGACTACCGCCGTGGCATCCGCCGTGACCACCCCGACCGTCGCGCGCTCCCGGTGATCTACAACGACTACATGAACACCCTGATGGGCGACCCCACCACCGAACGGCTGCTGCCCCTCATCGAGGCGGCGGCGAGTGCCGGTGCAGAGGTCTTCGTCATCGACGCCGGCTGGTACGACGACGACGCCCAGGGCTGGTGGGACTCCGTCGGCGCGTGGGAGCCCGCGCCCAACCGTTTCCCGGGCGGCATACAGGAAGTCCTGGACGCCATCACGAAGCACGGCATGACCCCGGGCCTGTGGCTGGAGCCCGAAGTCGTGGGCGTGCGCAGTCCGTTGGCGCACACCCTGCCGCCCGAGGCGTTCTTCCGGCGCGGCGGCCTGCGCGTCACCGAACACGGACGGCACCACCTGGACCTGCGTCACCCGGCCGCCCGCGCCCACCTCGACGAGGTCGTGGACCGGCTGGTCGGCGAGTGGGGCGTCGGTTATCTGAAGCTCGACTACAACATCAACATCGGCCCGGGGACCGAGAACGGGACCGAGAGCGCGGGCGCCGGACTGCTCGGACACCACCGCGCCCACCTCGACTGGCTGACCGGACTCCTCGACCGCCACCCCGGACTCGTCCTGGAGAACTGCGGATCGGGCGGCCTGCGCATGGACTACGCCCAACTGGCCGTGGCCCAGCTCCAGTCCACCAGCGACCAGCAGGACCCCCTGCGCTACCCGCCCATCGCCGCCGCGTCCGGCACCGCCGTGGTTCCCGAACAGGCCGCGATCTGGGCCTATCCCCAGCCGGACCAGAGCCTCGACGCGATCGCCTTCACCCTCGCCGCCCCGCTGCTCGGCCGGGTCCACCTCTCCGGCTTCCTCAACCTCATGAACGACGAGCAGTTCGACCTCGTCCGCTCGGCGGTCTCCGTCTACAAGGACGTCCGGACGGAGATCGGCGCCGCGCATCCGTTCTGGCCGCTGGGGCTGCCCGGTTGGGAGGACGAGTGGATCGCCCAGGGACTGCGGGGCACACAGGCCACGTACGTGACGGTCTGGAGGCGCGGCTCCGACGACACCGGCCGCACCCTCACGGTCCCGCACCTGCGCGGTGCGTCCACGCACGCCACGGTGCTGTATCCGGGGACCGCGGACGCGGGCGTCCAATGGGACGCGGCCGAGGGGCGGTTGACGGTGTCCCTGCCGCGCGCAGACACCGCTGTTCTCGTCCGGTTGAGCGCCGGCTGA
- a CDS encoding ATP-binding protein translates to MSSFVGRRQETAEVKRLVAAHQLVTLTGTGGVGKTRLALHAVPRLARAFADGVHLVQLAGVRDASLVPLALIEALDIRDVSGRSPVRVLVDQLQERELLLVLDNCEHLADACARLVGTLLAETAGVRVLATSRHPLDVPAQHVLEVQPLATPAPGEPLPPKPALEYPALALFADRAAAVLPGFSLTEANQAAVAALCHRLDGLPLAIELAAVRMRALGVQQLLERLDRRYRLLADTADIGDTLLRHRTLRAAVDWSHDLCTPEEQTVWARASVFAGTFDLGAAEEVCAGPGLDRDAMVDAVAGLVDKSLLVRDGDAVHARYRMLESIRQYGLDRLREEGADAEEAARRRVRDWCLDFVEECERRWFGPEQPEVVRRLHTESDLIRSAFEFCLTTPGELRAGLKLAGHLWFFWFATGAMVEGRHWLERLLAAAPEPTVERARGLWTLALMLLSQGNAVRAAPLVEEARELALRLGAEAEVAHTYFCRGGARLISGDYDRARAVYEEALSRPPREGESMSLVGFKYVELAHVLAIQGEFDRAMALCEEFRQICLAHGEQWIHSYLLRILAFAEWARGDRTAARIHARQCLRLKRAVGDVFGIGMTLELLAAVHARDGEGRTAAVLLGAARRIWRDAHVALDRTPSHGPVRTEAEEGARALLRDGFKNAYREGLALTSDHAVAYALGERESAARQVLDSPLTRRETEVAELIAEGLTNQQIADRLVVALRTAEGHVERILSKLGFTSRSQVAVWAEARRAVRP, encoded by the coding sequence ATGTCGAGTTTCGTCGGCCGGCGTCAGGAGACCGCCGAGGTCAAGCGTCTGGTGGCCGCCCACCAACTGGTGACTCTCACCGGGACGGGCGGCGTCGGCAAGACCAGGCTGGCGCTGCACGCCGTACCCCGGCTGGCGCGGGCGTTCGCCGACGGGGTGCACCTCGTCCAGTTGGCCGGTGTACGGGACGCCTCGCTGGTGCCGCTCGCGCTGATCGAGGCGCTCGACATCCGTGACGTCTCGGGCCGTTCACCCGTGCGGGTCCTCGTCGACCAGCTCCAGGAACGGGAGTTGCTCCTGGTCCTGGACAACTGCGAACACCTCGCGGACGCGTGCGCGCGGCTCGTCGGGACGCTGCTCGCGGAGACCGCCGGGGTGCGGGTGCTGGCCACCAGCAGGCATCCGCTGGACGTGCCCGCCCAACACGTCCTGGAAGTACAGCCGTTGGCGACTCCCGCACCGGGCGAGCCGCTGCCGCCCAAGCCCGCGCTGGAGTACCCGGCACTGGCCCTGTTCGCCGATCGCGCCGCAGCCGTACTGCCCGGGTTCTCCCTCACCGAGGCCAACCAGGCCGCGGTGGCCGCCCTGTGCCACCGGCTGGACGGGCTGCCGCTCGCGATCGAACTGGCGGCGGTCCGGATGCGCGCCCTCGGCGTGCAGCAGTTGCTCGAACGCCTCGACCGGCGTTACCGGTTGCTGGCCGACACCGCCGACATCGGTGACACCCTGCTTCGGCACCGCACGCTGCGCGCGGCCGTCGACTGGAGCCACGACCTGTGCACCCCCGAGGAGCAGACGGTGTGGGCCCGCGCCTCCGTCTTCGCCGGGACCTTCGACCTGGGCGCCGCCGAGGAGGTCTGCGCCGGGCCCGGTCTCGACCGTGACGCCATGGTGGACGCCGTGGCCGGTCTGGTCGACAAGTCGCTGCTGGTCCGCGACGGCGACGCCGTCCACGCCCGGTACCGGATGCTGGAGTCGATCCGGCAGTACGGCCTCGACCGGCTCCGCGAGGAGGGTGCCGACGCGGAGGAGGCGGCCCGGCGCCGGGTGCGGGACTGGTGCCTGGACTTCGTCGAGGAGTGCGAGCGGCGCTGGTTCGGCCCCGAGCAGCCGGAGGTGGTCCGCCGGCTGCACACGGAGTCGGACCTGATCCGCTCGGCGTTCGAGTTCTGCCTGACCACACCGGGGGAGCTGCGGGCCGGGCTGAAACTGGCCGGGCATCTGTGGTTCTTCTGGTTCGCGACCGGCGCGATGGTGGAGGGCAGGCACTGGCTGGAGCGCCTGCTCGCCGCCGCCCCCGAGCCGACCGTCGAGCGGGCCCGAGGCCTGTGGACCCTGGCCCTGATGCTGCTGAGCCAGGGCAACGCGGTCAGGGCCGCGCCCCTCGTCGAGGAGGCCCGCGAACTCGCCCTGCGGCTGGGCGCCGAGGCCGAAGTGGCGCACACCTACTTCTGCCGGGGCGGCGCCCGCCTGATCAGCGGCGACTACGACCGGGCCCGGGCCGTGTACGAGGAGGCGCTCTCCCGGCCGCCGCGCGAGGGCGAGTCGATGAGCCTGGTCGGCTTCAAGTACGTGGAGTTGGCCCATGTCCTCGCGATCCAGGGCGAGTTCGACCGTGCCATGGCCCTGTGCGAGGAGTTCCGGCAGATCTGCCTCGCCCACGGCGAACAGTGGATCCACTCCTACCTCCTGCGCATCCTCGCCTTCGCCGAATGGGCCAGGGGCGACCGGACGGCGGCCAGGATCCACGCTCGTCAGTGTCTACGGCTCAAGCGCGCGGTCGGTGACGTGTTCGGCATCGGCATGACGCTGGAACTGCTCGCCGCGGTCCACGCCCGCGACGGCGAGGGCCGCACCGCCGCCGTACTGCTGGGCGCCGCCCGACGGATCTGGCGGGACGCCCACGTCGCCCTGGACCGCACCCCGTCCCACGGCCCGGTCCGCACCGAGGCCGAGGAAGGCGCCCGCGCGCTGCTGCGCGACGGGTTCAAGAACGCCTACCGCGAAGGCCTCGCACTCACCTCGGACCACGCGGTGGCCTACGCGCTGGGCGAGCGGGAATCCGCGGCCCGGCAGGTGCTCGACAGCCCGCTCACCCGCCGTGAGACGGAGGTCGCCGAGCTGATCGCGGAGGGGCTGACCAACCAGCAGATCGCCGACCGGCTGGTCGTCGCGCTGCGGACGGCGGAGGGCCATGTGGAGCGCATCCTCAGCAAGTTGGGCTTCACCTCGCGCAGCCAGGTCGCCGTCTGGGCCGAGGCGCGCAGGGCCGTGCGCCCCTGA
- a CDS encoding MEDS domain-containing protein has protein sequence MEHGELTAPGTPVPAVKHHAGIHSSDEEFLAVVVPFLREGIRAEDEPDPVVITTARKLALLRGALGPDARRVDFRDSARWYRGSPANSMATALDYYVTHASPEGRLHMTGEPVWDGRSPREIPEWKRYEALATELFTGAPPDLMCLYDTRTAPPDVVDAARHTHPTELDRHGVRPSPLFTAPAVYATQGLGPLPAPPRDAVGVGLDGDLTAGHRFAADQARARGMAPDEAARFGQAVSGATRYAASQGCDRAHLRLWSTRQRIICELRTPRGRITDPFLGFRPPGAEVRPEDGLWHTRQVCEFVDMRSGDGVREGWTIRMETSLVTAG, from the coding sequence ATGGAGCACGGAGAACTCACCGCACCCGGCACACCCGTTCCCGCCGTCAAGCACCACGCCGGCATCCACTCGTCCGACGAGGAGTTCCTGGCGGTGGTGGTGCCGTTCCTCAGGGAGGGCATCCGCGCCGAGGACGAACCGGACCCGGTGGTCATCACCACCGCGCGCAAACTCGCCCTGCTGCGGGGCGCGTTGGGCCCGGACGCCCGCCGGGTCGACTTCCGCGACTCCGCGCGGTGGTACCGCGGCAGCCCCGCCAACAGCATGGCCACCGCCCTCGACTACTACGTCACGCACGCGAGCCCCGAGGGCCGCCTCCACATGACGGGCGAGCCGGTCTGGGACGGCCGCTCGCCGCGCGAGATCCCCGAGTGGAAGCGGTACGAGGCACTGGCCACCGAGCTCTTCACCGGCGCCCCGCCCGACCTGATGTGCCTCTACGACACCCGTACCGCGCCGCCCGACGTCGTCGACGCCGCCCGGCACACCCACCCGACCGAACTCGACCGGCACGGCGTCCGGCCCAGCCCGCTCTTCACGGCGCCCGCGGTGTACGCGACCCAGGGGCTCGGCCCGCTGCCCGCGCCGCCGCGGGACGCGGTCGGGGTCGGCCTCGACGGGGACCTGACCGCCGGTCACCGGTTCGCGGCGGACCAGGCACGGGCCCGCGGCATGGCGCCCGACGAGGCGGCCCGCTTCGGTCAGGCCGTGTCCGGCGCCACGCGCTACGCGGCCTCCCAGGGCTGCGACCGCGCACACCTGCGACTGTGGTCGACCCGGCAGCGGATCATCTGCGAACTGCGCACCCCGCGCGGCCGGATCACCGACCCGTTCCTCGGCTTCAGGCCGCCGGGCGCCGAAGTGCGGCCCGAGGACGGGCTCTGGCACACCCGCCAGGTCTGCGAGTTCGTCGACATGAGGTCCGGCGACGGGGTGCGGGAGGGCTGGACCATCCGTATGGAGACGTCTCTCGTCACGGCAGGTTGA
- a CDS encoding ATP-binding protein has product MPNDRPRGLPTVGEGCTTILGPGKSSVRQARELVRKRLAEYGLRDLVDIAELLVSELATNAVVHAGGRYRLTLSLGGGTLRCEVADERRHLPRPPHRQAERDAHLDVDPDSENGRGLFLVDALAHRWGSRLVEEGKEVWFELEIQVPDSTGEAVVDVCLPAPARPRLQEAYGCAESRHERADHDYNSDGDRTEDLDPLGRYRPQRAVPAVTSA; this is encoded by the coding sequence ATGCCGAACGACCGTCCACGCGGCCTGCCGACCGTGGGCGAGGGCTGCACCACGATCCTGGGCCCGGGAAAGTCCTCGGTCCGCCAGGCCAGGGAACTCGTCCGCAAACGCCTGGCCGAGTACGGCCTCCGGGACCTGGTGGACATCGCCGAACTGCTGGTCAGCGAACTCGCCACCAACGCGGTCGTGCACGCGGGCGGCCGCTACCGGCTCACCCTGTCCCTGGGCGGCGGCACACTGCGCTGCGAAGTGGCGGACGAGCGGCGCCACCTTCCCCGGCCCCCGCACCGGCAGGCCGAGCGCGACGCCCATCTCGACGTCGACCCGGACAGCGAGAACGGCCGCGGTCTGTTCCTGGTCGACGCACTCGCGCACCGCTGGGGCAGCCGCCTGGTCGAGGAGGGCAAGGAGGTCTGGTTCGAGCTGGAGATCCAGGTACCGGACAGCACGGGCGAGGCGGTCGTGGACGTGTGCCTTCCGGCACCGGCTCGGCCACGACTCCAAGAGGCGTACGGGTGCGCCGAGTCGCGTCATGAGCGGGCGGACCACGACTACAACTCGGACGGCGACCGCACCGAGGACCTCGACCCGCTGGGGCGGTACCGCCCACAGCGTGCGGTACCGGCCGTCACTTCCGCTTGA
- a CDS encoding phosphatase PAP2 family protein, with protein sequence MNREDLAELAGSAGLGAWTAFGVLSMVVIGHEGAPLFTDEDVLSWSVAHRPDMAVALARGLTATGTGVIPYALVVLAGLLTGRTARGRLLAAALATACLASGQGLRYGVMELVSRPRPALVDWATHASGRAFPSGHTTTAALTAGLVILAIGARAPHGRASLCLAVGCWGALVGLTRVYLGVHWFTDVVGGWLFAVGWLGVCLYAAARWLPAGVVADGAGPDRERTSR encoded by the coding sequence ATGAACCGCGAGGACCTCGCCGAACTGGCGGGCAGCGCGGGCCTCGGCGCCTGGACCGCGTTCGGCGTGCTGAGCATGGTGGTGATCGGGCACGAGGGCGCTCCGCTGTTCACGGACGAGGACGTGCTGTCCTGGTCCGTCGCCCACCGCCCGGACATGGCGGTGGCGCTGGCCCGGGGTCTGACCGCGACCGGCACGGGCGTCATCCCGTACGCCCTCGTCGTCCTCGCCGGACTCCTCACCGGCCGCACCGCACGCGGACGCCTCCTCGCCGCGGCCCTGGCCACGGCCTGCCTCGCCTCCGGCCAGGGTCTGCGCTACGGCGTGATGGAACTGGTCTCGCGCCCGCGCCCGGCGCTGGTCGACTGGGCCACACACGCTTCGGGCCGGGCCTTCCCCTCCGGCCACACCACCACGGCCGCGCTCACCGCCGGGCTGGTGATCCTCGCGATAGGTGCGCGCGCCCCGCACGGAAGAGCCTCGCTCTGCCTGGCCGTCGGCTGCTGGGGAGCGCTGGTCGGGCTGACCCGGGTGTATCTGGGCGTGCACTGGTTCACGGATGTCGTCGGTGGCTGGCTGTTCGCCGTCGGCTGGCTCGGGGTGTGCCTGTACGCGGCGGCGCGGTGGCTGCCGGCGGGGGTGGTGGCCGACGGGGCGGGACCGGACCGGGAGCGGACAAGCCGGTAG
- a CDS encoding phosphatase PAP2 family protein: MILAAFQGSSIDGEAYTDVVNSAAQAPSWLDDTVSAWSTYGLVVFAVLMVVGWWRARRVGAEAAVTALAVPVVVVAAYGIDSLLKAVVRESRPCQTFRVATLETCPAQGDWSFPSNHATIAAAAAVALFFVSRRLGAVAAVAALAMAVSRIWVGVHYPHDVVVGMAVGALLALGAMTLLNRRPDSLSRRITATRLRPLLVS, from the coding sequence ATGATCCTCGCCGCGTTCCAGGGGTCGTCGATCGACGGCGAGGCCTACACGGATGTCGTCAACTCGGCTGCGCAAGCGCCCAGTTGGCTGGACGACACGGTGTCGGCGTGGTCGACGTACGGGCTCGTAGTGTTCGCCGTGCTGATGGTCGTGGGCTGGTGGCGGGCGCGCCGGGTCGGTGCCGAGGCGGCGGTGACGGCGCTGGCCGTGCCGGTGGTCGTGGTCGCCGCCTATGGCATCGACTCGCTGCTGAAGGCGGTGGTCCGGGAGAGCCGCCCCTGTCAGACCTTTCGGGTCGCCACGCTGGAGACGTGTCCGGCGCAGGGCGACTGGTCCTTCCCGAGCAACCACGCGACCATCGCCGCTGCGGCTGCCGTCGCCCTGTTCTTCGTCTCGCGCCGGCTCGGTGCCGTCGCCGCCGTGGCCGCGCTCGCGATGGCGGTCTCCCGGATCTGGGTCGGGGTCCACTATCCGCACGACGTGGTGGTGGGCATGGCGGTCGGCGCGCTCCTGGCGCTCGGCGCGATGACGCTGCTGAATAGAAGGCCGGACTCCCTGTCCCGGCGGATCACGGCCACCCGGCTGCGACCGCTGCTGGTGTCATGA
- a CDS encoding DedA family protein encodes MTTPLDLASQLAVNVLDARSLLGAFGVLGVGVVMFAETGLLIGFFLPGDSLLFTAGLLCTGGADRAVKLSLPPLLVAAAVGALAGAQCGYLLGRKAGGPLLARSRSARLREGALRAEELLERYGHAKAVVLARFVPVVRTVLNPMAGALGVPVRTFTVWQVAGGLVWSLGLTLAGYALGSSIPNVDKYLLPMVALIVVVSLLPLAAEVRRSRKSARAARAGEVRG; translated from the coding sequence ATGACCACACCCTTGGACCTGGCGTCCCAGCTCGCCGTCAACGTGCTGGACGCCAGGTCGCTGCTCGGCGCCTTCGGTGTGCTGGGCGTCGGCGTGGTGATGTTCGCCGAGACGGGGCTGCTGATCGGGTTCTTCCTGCCCGGCGACTCCCTGCTGTTCACGGCGGGCCTGTTGTGCACCGGCGGTGCCGACAGAGCCGTCAAGCTGTCGTTGCCGCCCCTGCTGGTGGCGGCGGCGGTGGGCGCGCTCGCCGGAGCGCAGTGCGGCTATCTGCTCGGCCGGAAGGCGGGCGGCCCGCTGCTCGCCCGCAGCCGCTCGGCCCGGTTGCGCGAAGGAGCGCTGCGGGCCGAGGAGTTGCTGGAGCGGTACGGCCATGCGAAGGCGGTCGTGCTGGCCCGCTTCGTGCCCGTGGTGCGGACGGTGCTGAACCCCATGGCGGGCGCTCTCGGGGTGCCCGTGCGGACGTTCACCGTGTGGCAGGTGGCCGGCGGTCTGGTGTGGAGCCTGGGGCTGACGCTCGCGGGGTACGCGCTGGGTTCGTCGATCCCGAACGTCGACAAGTATCTGCTGCCCATGGTCGCCCTGATCGTCGTCGTGTCGCTGCTCCCCCTCGCCGCCGAGGTGCGCCGCTCCCGCAAGTCCGCCCGGGCGGCGAGGGCCGGGGAGGTACGCGGATGA